Proteins encoded within one genomic window of Oncorhynchus tshawytscha isolate Ot180627B linkage group LG02, Otsh_v2.0, whole genome shotgun sequence:
- the LOC112216142 gene encoding HIG1 domain family member 1A, mitochondrial — MTSEVETESKRSQNIASLSGSFDRSNPLLPAVTMSSNQDMPTYDENESKFMRKAKESPFVPIGMAGCAAVVAFGLWRLKSRGDTKMSVHLIHMRVGAQGFIVGAMTLGVIYSMYKQYLAPTDPGKDSK; from the exons ATGACTTCAGAGGTTGAAACAGAGAGCAAACGCAGCCAAAACATTGCTTCTTTATCGGGATCTTTCGACAGATCGAAT CCTCTCCTCCCAGCAGTCACCATGTCCTCCAACCAAGATATGCCAACATATGATGAGAATGAATCTAAATTTATGAGGAAAGCAAAGGAGTCTCCGTTTGTCCCAATAG GCATGGCAGGATGCGCTGCAGTGGTCGCCTTTGGTCTGTGGAGGCTCAAGTCGCGGGGAGACACAAAGATGTCAGTCCACCTCATCCACATGCGTGTTGGAGCTCAAGGCTTTATAGTAGGCGCAATGACATTAG GGGTGATCTACTCTATGTACAAACAATACCTTGCCCCCACGGACCCAGGTAAAGACAGCAAGTGA